Proteins from a genomic interval of Octopus sinensis unplaced genomic scaffold, ASM634580v1 Contig11369, whole genome shotgun sequence:
- the LOC115228915 gene encoding protein GVQW3-like, which yields MVRTSIDLNAPSYATVKRWVNVFQRGRERVKDDPRRERPPTATTKDKLDLDLGLIIQDRRISCHQIAERLGFSTERTDNIVTKYIKFSKVSARWVPPLLTPEQKRTRCTLSMSNVELFQTDEENFLARFITMVESWVHHYQPETKEQSKQKAHIYSYSKGDQ from the coding sequence ATGGTGAGAACATCAATAGACCTCAATGCTCCTTCATATGCAACAGTCAAACGCTGGGTAAATGTATTCCAGCGTGGCAGGGAGCGTGTGAAAGATGATCCCAGACGAGAGAGACCTCCAACTGCAACCACCAAGGACAAACTTGACCTTGATCTTGGCTTGATAATACAAGATCGCCGAATATCATGTCATCAGATAGCCGAGAGACTGGGCTTCTCCACTGAAAGGACAGACAACATTGTGACAAAATATATTAAGTTCTCAAAGGTCTCCGCAAGGTGGGTCCCTCCTCTTTTGACTCCTGAACAGAAACGCACCAGGTGCACCTTGTCCATGAGTAATGTAGAACTGTTTCAAACCgatgaagagaattttcttgctCGTTTCATTACTATGGTTGAAAGTTGGGTTCATCACTACCAGCCTGAAACCAAAGAACAGTCAAAGCAGAAAGCACACATCTACTCCTACTCCAAAGGAGACCAGG